The proteins below are encoded in one region of Drosophila santomea strain STO CAGO 1482 chromosome 3R, Prin_Dsan_1.1, whole genome shotgun sequence:
- the LOC120451588 gene encoding histone deacetylase 11, with amino-acid sequence MKRLTERVHHEEQESEEVVWVKREDARTAGKLPIVFSRNYAVRFGGLERLHPFDAAKGKHIHKLLCAQLQLDEGSFYEPTELTKDQLRRIHTRGYLKSLRWSMNVACIAEVPVMAFVPNRYIQRSYLRPMRFQAAGSILAGRLALDYGWAINLGGGFHHCCSYRGGGFCPYADISLLIVRLFEQEPYRVRRIMIVDLDAHQGNGHERDFNNVAAVYILDMYNAFVYPRDHVAKESIRCAVELRNHTEDAFYLRQLKRCLMQSLAEFRPDVVIYNAGTDVLEGDPLGNLAISAEGVMERDRLVFSTFRTLGIPVVMLLSGGYLKASAGVIAASIVNLRLQGLLN; translated from the exons ATGAAGCGCCTGACCGAGCGAGTGCATCACGAGGAGCAGGAGTCCGAAGAGGTGGTCTGGGTCAAGAGGGAGGACGCACGCACCGCCGGCAAGCTGCCCATCGTATTCTCGAGGAACTATGCGGTCCGCTTTGGTGGCCTTGAACGCCTACATCCCTTCGATGCGGCCAAGGGCAAGCACATTCACAAG CTCCTGTGCGCCCAGCTGCAGCTCGACGAGGGCAGCTTCTACGAGCCCACGGAGCTGACCAAGGACCAGCTGCGTCGGATTCACACAAGGGGCTACCTTAAGTCACTGCGCTGGAGCATGAATGTGGCCTGCATCGCTGAGGTGCCGGTAATGGCCTTTGTTCCGAATCGCTACATTCAGCGCTCCTATTTGCGTCCCATGCGCTTCCAAGCAGCCGGTTCCATTTTGGCCGGCAGGCTGGCGTTGGATTATGGTTGGGCCATCAACCTGGGCGGTGGGTTCCATCACTGCTGCTCGTACAGAGGCGGCGGCTTCTGTCCGTATGCTGACATCTCTCTGCTCATCGTCAGGCTGTTCGAGCAGGAACCATACCGGGTGCGCCGCATCATGATCGTGGACCTGGATGCCCATCAGGGCAACGGGCATGAGCGGGACTTCAACAACGTGGCAGCCGTGTACATTCTGGACATGTACAATGCCTTTGTCTATCCGCGGGATCATGTGGCCAAGGAGAGTATCCGGTGTGCGGTGGAGCTGCGCAACCACACTGAGGATGCCTTCTACTTGCGACAACTTAAACGCTGCCTGATGCAGTCCCTGGCCGAGTTCCGTCCAGATGTGGTCATCTACAATGCGGGAACCGATGTCCTCGAGGGTGATCCGTTGGGCAATCTGGCTATTTCCGCGGAGGGCGTCATGGAGCGGGATCGATTGGTGTTTAGTACATTCCGCACTTTGGGAATTCCGGTGGTAATGCTGCTGAGTGGTGGCTACCTAAAGGCATCCGCGGGGGTAATTGCGGCTTCCATTGTTAATCTTCGGCTTCAGGGATTGCTAAACTAA
- the LOC120451586 gene encoding nicastrin isoform X1, with amino-acid sequence MEMRLNAASIWLLLLSYGAIIAQGERTRDKMYEPIGGASCFRRLNGTHQTGCSSTYSGSVGVLHLINVEADLEFLLTSPPSPPYAPLIPPHLFTRSNLMRLKEAGPKNISVVLLINRTNQMKQFSHELNCPNQYSGLNSSSETCDASNPAKNWNPWGTGLLHEDFPFPIYYIADLDQVNKLEKCFQDFNNHNYETHALRSLCAVEVKSFMSAAVNTEVCMRRTNFINNLGGSKYCDPLEGRNVYATLYPRKPAVENNLETVHTNEKFILVSCRLDTTTMFDGVGLGAMDSLMGFAVFTQVAYLLKQLLPQSSLSNPLHNVLFVTFNGESYDYIGSQRFVYDMEKLQFPTESTGTPPIAFDNIDFMLDIGTLDDISNIKLHALTGTPLAQKILEHLNNYAKSPRYGFNLNIQSEMSAHLPPTSAQSFLRRDPKFQALILNARPTNKYYHSIYDDADNVDFTYANTSKDFTQLTDVNDFKSFKADSLQMKVRNVSSIVAMALYQTLTGKEYTGTKVANPLMADEFLYCFLQSADCPLFKAASYPGSQLTNLPPMRYISVLGGSQESSGYTYRMLGYLLSQLQPDIPKDNCTDLPLHYFAGFNNIGECRLTTQNYSHALSPAFLIDGYDWSSGMYSTWTESTWSQFSARIFLRPSNVHQVTTLSVGIVVLIISFCLVYIISSRSEVLFEDLPASNAALPRPTAC; translated from the exons ATGGAAATGCGTCTGAATGCGGCTTCCATATGGCTGCTATTACTGTCGTATGGAGCTATTATTG CTCAAGGAGAACGAACCCGCGATAAGATGTACGAGCCCATTGGAGGAGCTAGCTGTTTCCGGCGTCTCAATGGCACCCACCAGACAGGCTGTTCCT CAACGTACTCCGGTTCCGTGGGCGTACTCCATCTGATAAACGTTGAGGCCGACCTGGAATTTCTACTAACCAGTCCACCATCGCCACCATATGCCCCGCTGATACCACCACACTTGTTCACACGCAGCAACCTGATGCGCCTGAAGGAAGCCGGACCAAAGAACATTTCTGTGGTGCTGCTGATCAACCGCACGAATCAGATGAAGCAGTTCTCGCACGAACTCAACTGCCCCAATCAGTACAGTGGCctgaacagcagcagcgagaCCTGCGATGCCAGCAATCCAGCCAAAAACTGGAATCCCTGGGGCACTGGACTGCTGCACGAAGACTTTCCCTTTCCCATCTACTACATAGCGGACTTGGATCAGGTGAACAAGCTGGAGAAGTGTTTCCAGGACTTCAACAACCATAACTACGAGACGCACGCTTTGCGTAGCTTGTGCGCCGTCGAGGTCAAGTCCTTTATGTCAGCCGCTGTTAACACCGAGGTCTGTATGCGCCGCACCAACTTCATCAATAATCTTGGGGGAAGCAAGTACTGTGATCCGCTCGAGGGACGGAATGTGTACGCCACTTTGTACCCCCGAAAACCAGCAGTGGAAAACAACTTGGAGACAGTCCATACGAATGAAAAGTTCATACTAGTTTCCTGCCGACTGGACACCACCACCATGTTCGATGGCGTCG GTCTTGGAGCCATGGACTCCCTTATGGGATTCGCTGTTTTCACCCAGGTGGCGTATCTTTTAAAACAATTGCTTCCGCAAAGCTCGTTGTCCAATCCTCTTCATAATGTGCTCTTTGTGACTTTTAATGGCGAATCCTATGACTACATTGGATCTCAGAGATTTGTATACGACATGGAGAAACTCCAATTTCCTACTGAGTCCACAGGCACGCCGCCAATTGCCTTCGACAATATCGATTTCATGCTGGACATCGGTACACTGGATGACATATCGAATATTAAGCTGCATGCATTGACTGGAACACCGCTGGCTCAGAAAATTCTGGAGCATCTGAACAACTATGCGAAGTCGCCACGCTATGGCTTTAACCTGAACATTCAATCCGAGATGAGCGCCCACTTACCACCTACGTCGGCGCAATCCTTTCTGCGACGTGATCCAAAGTTCCAGGCTCTGATTCTGAACGCTCGGCCAACCAACAAGTATTATCATTCCATCTACGATGATGCCGACAACGTCGACTTCACCTATGCGAACACAAGCAAGGACTTCACCCAGCTGACGGATGTTAATGACTTTAAAAGCTTTAAGGCAGACTCACTGCAAATGAAAGTGCGCAACGTGTCTTCAATTGTGGCCATGGCACTATATCAGACGCTAACTGGAAAGGAGTACACTGGCACCAAGGTGGCCAACCCCCTGATGGCAGATGAGTTCCTTTACTGTTTCTTGCAATCGGCTGACTGCCCACTTTTCAAGGCCGCATCGTATCCTGGCAGCCAGCTAACCAATTTGCCTCCAATGCG CTACATAAGCGTCTTGGGCGGCTCTCAAGAGTCATCGGGCTATACGTATAGAATGCTGGGCTATCTCCTGTCGCAGCTGCAGCCAGACATTCCCAAAGATAACTGCACCGACTTGCCGCTGCACTATTTCGCCGGCTTCAACAATATCGGTGAGTGTCGTCTCACCACGCAGAACTACAGTCACGCCCTGAGTCCAGCTTTTCTTATTGATG GCTACGATTGGAGTTCCGGCATGTATTCCACATGGACTGAATCAACCTGGTCACAGTTCAGTGCACGCATCTTCCTGCGCCCGTCCAATGTGCACCAGGTCACTACACTCAGCGTTGGCATAGTGGTGCTGATCATATCCTTCTGCTTGGTGTATATAATCAGCTCACGATCGGAAGTCCTCTTTGAGGATTTGCCGGCAAGCAATGCCGC ATTGCCGCGGCCGACAGCCTGTTAA
- the LOC120451586 gene encoding nicastrin isoform X2, with the protein MEMRLNAASIWLLLLSYGAIIAQGERTRDKMYEPIGGASCFRRLNGTHQTGCSSTYSGSVGVLHLINVEADLEFLLTSPPSPPYAPLIPPHLFTRSNLMRLKEAGPKNISVVLLINRTNQMKQFSHELNCPNQYSGLNSSSETCDASNPAKNWNPWGTGLLHEDFPFPIYYIADLDQVNKLEKCFQDFNNHNYETHALRSLCAVEVKSFMSAAVNTEVCMRRTNFINNLGGSKYCDPLEGRNVYATLYPRKPAVENNLETVHTNEKFILVSCRLDTTTMFDGVGLGAMDSLMGFAVFTQVAYLLKQLLPQSSLSNPLHNVLFVTFNGESYDYIGSQRFVYDMEKLQFPTESTGTPPIAFDNIDFMLDIGTLDDISNIKLHALTGTPLAQKILEHLNNYAKSPRYGFNLNIQSEMSAHLPPTSAQSFLRRDPKFQALILNARPTNKYYHSIYDDADNVDFTYANTSKDFTQLTDVNDFKSFKADSLQMKVRNVSSIVAMALYQTLTGKEYTGTKVANPLMADEFLYCFLQSADCPLFKAASYPGSQLTNLPPMRYISVLGGSQESSGYTYRMLGYLLSQLQPDIPKDNCTDLPLHYFAGFNNIGECRLTTQNYSHALSPAFLIDGYDWSSGMYSTWTESTWSQFSARIFLRPSNVHQVTTLSVGIVVLIISFCLVYIISSRSEVLFEDLPASNAALFG; encoded by the exons ATGGAAATGCGTCTGAATGCGGCTTCCATATGGCTGCTATTACTGTCGTATGGAGCTATTATTG CTCAAGGAGAACGAACCCGCGATAAGATGTACGAGCCCATTGGAGGAGCTAGCTGTTTCCGGCGTCTCAATGGCACCCACCAGACAGGCTGTTCCT CAACGTACTCCGGTTCCGTGGGCGTACTCCATCTGATAAACGTTGAGGCCGACCTGGAATTTCTACTAACCAGTCCACCATCGCCACCATATGCCCCGCTGATACCACCACACTTGTTCACACGCAGCAACCTGATGCGCCTGAAGGAAGCCGGACCAAAGAACATTTCTGTGGTGCTGCTGATCAACCGCACGAATCAGATGAAGCAGTTCTCGCACGAACTCAACTGCCCCAATCAGTACAGTGGCctgaacagcagcagcgagaCCTGCGATGCCAGCAATCCAGCCAAAAACTGGAATCCCTGGGGCACTGGACTGCTGCACGAAGACTTTCCCTTTCCCATCTACTACATAGCGGACTTGGATCAGGTGAACAAGCTGGAGAAGTGTTTCCAGGACTTCAACAACCATAACTACGAGACGCACGCTTTGCGTAGCTTGTGCGCCGTCGAGGTCAAGTCCTTTATGTCAGCCGCTGTTAACACCGAGGTCTGTATGCGCCGCACCAACTTCATCAATAATCTTGGGGGAAGCAAGTACTGTGATCCGCTCGAGGGACGGAATGTGTACGCCACTTTGTACCCCCGAAAACCAGCAGTGGAAAACAACTTGGAGACAGTCCATACGAATGAAAAGTTCATACTAGTTTCCTGCCGACTGGACACCACCACCATGTTCGATGGCGTCG GTCTTGGAGCCATGGACTCCCTTATGGGATTCGCTGTTTTCACCCAGGTGGCGTATCTTTTAAAACAATTGCTTCCGCAAAGCTCGTTGTCCAATCCTCTTCATAATGTGCTCTTTGTGACTTTTAATGGCGAATCCTATGACTACATTGGATCTCAGAGATTTGTATACGACATGGAGAAACTCCAATTTCCTACTGAGTCCACAGGCACGCCGCCAATTGCCTTCGACAATATCGATTTCATGCTGGACATCGGTACACTGGATGACATATCGAATATTAAGCTGCATGCATTGACTGGAACACCGCTGGCTCAGAAAATTCTGGAGCATCTGAACAACTATGCGAAGTCGCCACGCTATGGCTTTAACCTGAACATTCAATCCGAGATGAGCGCCCACTTACCACCTACGTCGGCGCAATCCTTTCTGCGACGTGATCCAAAGTTCCAGGCTCTGATTCTGAACGCTCGGCCAACCAACAAGTATTATCATTCCATCTACGATGATGCCGACAACGTCGACTTCACCTATGCGAACACAAGCAAGGACTTCACCCAGCTGACGGATGTTAATGACTTTAAAAGCTTTAAGGCAGACTCACTGCAAATGAAAGTGCGCAACGTGTCTTCAATTGTGGCCATGGCACTATATCAGACGCTAACTGGAAAGGAGTACACTGGCACCAAGGTGGCCAACCCCCTGATGGCAGATGAGTTCCTTTACTGTTTCTTGCAATCGGCTGACTGCCCACTTTTCAAGGCCGCATCGTATCCTGGCAGCCAGCTAACCAATTTGCCTCCAATGCG CTACATAAGCGTCTTGGGCGGCTCTCAAGAGTCATCGGGCTATACGTATAGAATGCTGGGCTATCTCCTGTCGCAGCTGCAGCCAGACATTCCCAAAGATAACTGCACCGACTTGCCGCTGCACTATTTCGCCGGCTTCAACAATATCGGTGAGTGTCGTCTCACCACGCAGAACTACAGTCACGCCCTGAGTCCAGCTTTTCTTATTGATG GCTACGATTGGAGTTCCGGCATGTATTCCACATGGACTGAATCAACCTGGTCACAGTTCAGTGCACGCATCTTCCTGCGCCCGTCCAATGTGCACCAGGTCACTACACTCAGCGTTGGCATAGTGGTGCTGATCATATCCTTCTGCTTGGTGTATATAATCAGCTCACGATCGGAAGTCCTCTTTGAGGATTTGCCGGCAAGCAATGCCGC ATTATTTGGTTGA
- the LOC120451752 gene encoding 60S ribosome subunit biogenesis protein NIP7 homolog: MKRLSDERAKILFEHLSKYIGTNVKQLIDRPDGTYCFREHKDRVYYVSERILKLSECFGYKQLVCVGTCFGKFSKTNKLKFHITALYYLAPYAQYKVWVKPSFEQQFLYGNHIPKTGLGRITENAGQYQGVVVYSMNDLPLGFGVLARSTTDCKTADPMTTVCFHQSDIGEYIRAEDTLF, encoded by the exons ATGAAACGCCTGAGTGACGAACGTGCCAAGATCCTGTTCGAGCACCTGTCCAAATA CATTGGCACAAATGTGAAGCAGTTGATCGACCGGCCAGATGGAACATATTGCTTTCGGGAGCACAAGGATCGTGTGTACTACGTCTCCGAGAGGATTCTGAAGCTGAGCGAGTGCTTCGGCTACAAGCAGCTGGTGTGCGTGGGCACCTGCTTCGGCAAGTTCTCCAAGACCAACAAACTGAAGTTCCACATCACGGCGCTCTACTATTTAGCGCCCTACGCCCAGTACAAGGTGTGGGTGAAGCCCTCCTTCGAGCAGCAGTTCCTCTACGGCAACCACATCCCCAAAACCGGACTGGGTCGCATCACGGAGAACGCCGGCCAGTACCAGGGTGTGGTGGTCTACTCCATGAACGATCTGCCACTGGGTTTCGGCGTCCTGGCGCGTTCCACAACGGACTGCAAGACCGCCGATCCCATGACCACTGTTTGCTTTCATCAGTCGGACATCGGCGAGTACATTCGCGCAGAGGATACGCTCTTTTAG
- the LOC120452966 gene encoding sodium-independent sulfate anion transporter, with product MKSNPASDHVYFNDGFKCSTISISTNLTEPNGSSNSVGSQGSKEFILTEDGKKVKPPVSTLDCTRSWLQDCQRRTFNRKTLHKRLPILGWLPKYNSQDAVGDLVAGITVGLTVIPQALAYAGIAGLPVAYGLYASFVGCFVYIFLGSCKDVPMGPSAIVALLTYQAAQGSWQKSVLLCLLSGIVELLMGLFGLGFLIDFVSGPVSSGFTSAVSLIILTSQIQSVLGITAKGNTFVEIWTQVFHNIEHTRAGDTVLGLTCIVILLLMRSLSSCRIGPADEKECSSFQRVVNKILWIVGTARNAILVVVCCIMGYLLHTEEHGAPFRVVGDIPPGLPSIQLPPTSLTANETSNGVAQGFVEMVHSMGSGLVVIPLISLMENIAICKAFANGKPVDASQELIAIGTANIFNSFVQAFPGTGALSRGAVNNASGVRTPLSNIYSGSLVMIALLFLTPYFYFIPRPTLAAIIISAVVFMIEVKVVKPMWRSKKSDLVPGVGTFVACLVLPLEWGILIGVGLNVIFILYHAARPKLSTELLTTQSGVEYSMITPDRCLIFPSVDYVRNLVNKQSIRQNLPVVIDASHVYGADFTTATVIDSLISDFNQRGQLLFFYNLKPSICSLFEHVSAAQFVVYYQEQQLDELLKERSYVQKRLETA from the exons ATGAAATCCAATCCGGCCTCGGATCACGTCTACTTCAACGACGGATTCAAGTGCTCCACGATCAGCATCAGCACCAACCTCACGGAACCCAATGGGAGCAGCAACAGCGTGGGATCCCAGGGATCCAAGGAGTTTATCC TCACTGAGGACGGCAAGAAGGTGAAGCCACCAGTGAGCACACTGGACTGCACCCGTAGTTGGCTGCAGGACTGCCAGCGACGCACCTTCAATCGCAAAACCCTACACAAGAGACTGCCGATCCTCGGCTGGCTGCCAAAGTACAACAGCCAGGATGCTGTGGGTGACCTGGTTGCTGGCATCACAGTGGGTCTCACCGTGATCCCGCAGGCACTGGCCTATGCGGGAATAGCAGGACTGCCCGTAGCC TATGGCTTATATGCCTCCTTTGTGGGCTGCTTTGTGTACATATTCCTGGGCAGCTGCAAGGATGTGCCCATGGGGCCATCTGCGATTGTGGCCCTGCTTACATATCAGGCTGCTCAAGGATCTTGGCAGAAATCGGTCCTACTCTGCCTGCTCAGTGGAATTGTGGAGCTGCTGATGGGTCTCTTCGGACTGGGGTTCCTGATTGACTTCGTCTCCGGACCGGTTTCCTCGGGCTTTACCTCTGCCGTCTCGCTGATCATCCTCACCTCGCAGATCCAAAGTGTGCTGGGTATCACGGCCAAGGGCAACACCTTTGTGGAAATCTGGACACAGGTGTTCCACAACATCGAGCACACGAGGGCAGGAGACACGGTACTGGGTCTCACATGCATTGTCATCCTGCTGCTCATGCGCAGTCTCTCCTCCTGTCGAATTGGACCGGCCGACGAGAAGGAATGCTCATCCTTCCAGCGGGTGGTGAACAAGATCCTTTGGATCGTGGGCACTGCTCGAAATGCCATTCTGGTGGTCGTTTGCTGCATCATGGGCTATCTGCTGCACACCGAGGAGCATGGAGCTCCGTTCCGAGTGGTGGGCGACATCCCACCAGGTCTGCCCAGCATCCAGTTGCCACCCACTTCGCTCACCGCCAATGAAACTAGTAATGGCGTGGCCCAGGGATTCGTGGAGATGGTGCACAGCATGGGTTCCGGCTTGGTGGTGATTCCGTTGATCTCGCTCATGGAAAACATAGCCATCTGCAAGGCTTTTG CTAATGGCAAGCCAGTGGATGCCTCGCAGGAATTGATTGCCATTGGAACGGCCAACATCTTCAACTCCTTTGTGCAAGCGTTTCCGGGAACCGGAGCCCTTAGTCGCGGAGCAGTCAACAACGCCAGTGGTGTCCGCACTCCACTGAGCAATATCTACTCCGGCAGCCTGGTCATGATTGCCCTGCTCTTCCTCACGCCCTACTTCTACTTCATTCCACGTCCCACCCTGGCGGCCATCATTATATCCGCCGTGGTCTTCATGATTGAAGTTAAGGTGGTCAAGCCCATGTGGAGATCGAAGA AAAGTGATCTGGTGCCCGGAGTTGGAACCTTTGTGGCCTGCCTCGTTTTGCCGCTGGAGTGGGGCATCCTCATTGGAGTGGGACTCAATGTCATCTTCATCCTCTACCATGCTGCGCGTCCCAAGCTAAGCACCGAACTACTGACCACCCAGTCGGGTGTGGAGTACTCCATGATCACCCCAGATCGTTGCCTAATCTTTCCGTCTGTGGATTATGTGAGGAATCTGGTCAACAAGCAGTCCATAAGGCAAAATCTGCCGGTGGTCATCGATGCGTCGCATGTCTACGGTGCTGATTTCACAACGGCCACGGTTATAGACTCGCTGATCAGTGATTTCAATCAGCGGGGTCAGCTGCTCTTCTTCTACAACCTCAAGCCGAGCATCTGCTCCCTTTTCGAGCACGTGTCGGCGGCCCAGTTTGTGGTATACTACCAAGAGCAGCAGTTGGATGAGCTGCTCAAGGAGCGGAGCTATGTACAGAAACGCCTTGAGACGGCCTAA